TTTGACatacaaaatgtgtgtttttcccGGAGCAAACGGATTCCTGGGATCCCTGCTAATCATCATAAAAATGTAATGGCCATTAAACCAAGAGTCACCTCCGGCTATTTTTCTACAATACCAAAAAAAGCTTATTAACATGGCCCCTCATCTGCAGTATAACAAAGTTCCACCTGTTAACAGCACTTTCCCCCTGAAAGTCCTTGGCCACTAAAACAGTACTTGGTCATCCATATTTCTGGGAAGGTGGTTGTCCCATTTGTGGTTGTGACGAATAATAGATGAATTCCAGGTGAAGGAAGAAAGGGTTCCAGTGTTTGTgagaaaaataaacacaggatCTGGGCTAGGTTATATTAAGAGGAGAGTTATATTGGCTACTCTGTATTGCAGTTACCAAGACACTGCTAACACCAGTACAGATGTAAATTAGGTTGAAACAAGGGTGTATTTTCCTCAGCCGATCCTGTTTGCCATACATTAAGGATATTGCAGTCACAAAAAATGAATATGTAGAGGAGACTATGTGGTATAATGCAACATTAAAGTCTACTTCTTGTGAGCATTGGGTGGATCTACAAGGCAATTTAATTGGAGAAGGACTTCATAGTTTGTATTGACTTATTAGGCAAGAGGCCTGGTTATACCAATCGACATGGAGTTAGTGGCTTCATGCAGGTGAAGCTTTAGAGATTTCACAGAAATGTAGCTTCAAATGCTGTATTTATTCGAGGATGGAAACCAAACTGCTACCTCACCCCCCTCAAGAGGGCAGTCcttccagggcaggcttgagcaATGCTGGGTGGGTGATGCAAGGAAGCTTACACTGCCACAGCTTGTGCAATCCCTGTTCTTTCACGGAGAAGGACTTCATATGTTTCTCCAGGGCAGGCCTGTGGCAGTTTAGGGAAGCTCACAGTGCCACTGCCTGGGGTATCACAGCTCTTACATAGAGTCTCCAATACTGGCAATCCTGCACATTTCATAAGCACCAAAATTCATTAAACAAATAACCAGAATTTGCTGCTAATTCATGTGGGAGGATAATTTATGTTTGGTTACTGGAAGCCAGacacagtgattattattattatttagtagtagtagtagtcgtagcagtaaaagtagtcgtagtagtttttttttctctattgcCTTTCTGCAGAAGTAAGACAACTGTAGGTGTTCTGTTTCAGAACTGGATGTCCTTGTGCGGTCTCAGTTCAGTATACTGGGGATTTTTCAAAAATTGTATAAGAAAATGACATGTAGTCCTGTTTGAAAGAGATGTATcatgaatacaaatatttattttttttaaaattttttttttacaaaatatacagAAAATGTGTCAATTTCACCTCTGTATTGTTTTACTGAAATGAAACCAACTATTTATCTCCTGTGTTGTAgttcctaaaaataaaaaataaatgtgacaaCATTTTAGGTCAATAGGCTAGTATCTGGCGAGTAAAATCAGCAAAAGGTATATTTTCACATAAAACTGCTACAGTATTCAATAGAAGTCTTAACGTATTTGTCTCAGCTATTGAACAATATGGAATATTAGGCCTAACTATGAATCAATTAATAGCTCTATGAAAAATACTATTTTTGATAAGACTTGCATTGCATAACATTATACAGTACTAGGCGCTTAATTAGCTACTGGCTGGTGTGTCTAATTAAGCCTGCTGGAAGCCATGCAATGGAATATGTTCCTCCCTGAACACTAAAGGGTACAGCTCCATAAACACACAAGTTGTCCCGGTTATAATTTTAGCTTCACTGATCTTACACAGTGAGACTTCTTGCAGTGTCAATTTTGCATGTGTCAGTTTTGAGAGATTCACAAGGCAAGGCGCTGCGGAACGCAACAAACACCACCCTCTTTGTGCTGCTGCGTCTAGAGAAAGAGTCTGTAAATAAACAAACGGTGCTAGAACTATACAAGCACCAGCACTAATACTGTGTTACTACAATAAAAACGACTGATCAACATTCCCGTTTCCTTACAGTATATTACTGATATAATTAATATCTAGACTTGAATGACCGAACATAATGATTAAAATAGCTCCAGCCGACCTGTCATTGACTTATGCAAAGAAAAGCAGCAAGACCATGCCGGTACGAAGACAGTATCTACGTCTGATGCACCCCGGGGCACAGACTTACCTTGTTGAGGGACGGTACCAGCAGTCCCCGCCACTTGTGTGCGTTCTCTTCGCTGAAGAAGTCGTACTGTAGCTGTGGAGTCTGCATGGCTCCAGTTAtttatacacacgcacacacacaccacacacatacatacatacacagagagagagagacagccagAGTTATTCAGCTGTATCTCCGCCGCTTCTCACATCAAAACAGGGTGGAAGCGATGCACTTCTGTTGCGAAAGGCGGACCATTGACATGTAAGTCCTTCCCCCAAAAATAATTCATACAAATATACAGTGTTGAGGTACTGTAGTCAATAACCCCGGCGGCTCAAATAGTTATTCCACGATACATAAAAAGATAAGAAAAAGTTAGAAGACGGTGATCGCCGGTTACtcctgctgtactgtatgttcGGTCAGTGTACAGCCTGGCTTTTAATTTCAGGACATTGCTTGgatttgggaaaaaaaataacacaattatcTCTTCCAAACTGCTTGTTTCCTCATCAGCTGGTTAAAACATCCGGGTTGTGTTGGTATGATTTCACCACCAAACCGATGCAATACGAcgattttttcaaaataattctttttttttttttttttcacaactccCCGTTTTTGGAAAAAAACCCTCTTCTATACATAATCGCCCATTTTCACCGAATCTTCACTGCAAAGGAAGGCAGGCTCACCTTCTTATTCTCCACAAACTGAATATTAGGGTTTTCATTGTTTAAGGGGTGTCACCTGCTCTGTTGTTTTGACAATCTGATTCCTCGGATTGTGCTTTTTTGATTTGTGACTCTTTAGCCAAAAATGTTCAATTCTGGCGAGTGTTATGGCTCGGATGCAGTTATAGCTGGAAGGAGCATGCGCACTGTGCCTTCTGCGTTGCCAAAACCCGAGCTCATCCAACCTCCCCCATATACGGAATGAAACTGGGGTTGAAAGGGCACAGGGAAATCAGACCGAAGCAATGTATCTCAGAAGATGACAAACTATCGGCTGGCAGACAACCCGTGCTCAGGAAATAGCTCCACCACCAACTAACTGCAAGACGTGAGGCTGGGACATTAAGATACACGGGGCCCTTACATTACATTATAcatcaagtttatttttattttaatttataagcGCGGGAGTTTTCAACCCTTTATTGAAACTGTACCCGTCTGTCTAGTTTTCAGTTCAAGTACCCCATTACAATTTTCActcaactgaatggtaccacagttgcaacaaaaggaAGAATATTCTGATTACCACATTCCTTTTTGtcccgtttatttaatatataatttatgtatcaacagtttgggactgacaaactgctggtttaggatagaataccaaacagtattggcttaattcttaaaacttttaagtACATGTCTTTGAATACACCAAATTAAAAGATTAAAAGAGTATTTgagaatctctttggaaacactcgtATTCGCTTTCTAGTCAGCAAAGttactataaataatacaaaatagtccaTATTTATCACCTTACCAtgtacttcccatctcagcatgaTTATGTGtggcatttaaaatgtttacaatataaaaaaaacaaacattaacctcaagataaaactataataattaACATTGCTAAacgtttttattaaagccaacataaaaatgatccaaaggcaTTCGGCATAACTTTCTgcactcttgtgttttcttcgaCAGCCGGTGTATTGAAACTTCGCGCCACACAGACGTgatcgcttctcattggtcagtttccctagttacgtcGCGTGCAGCTCCAAAATTGGATCAAGATTACGGATCAGTGGATCCTGATCCAGACCCGCTTACAACGCCTTATGATCCATTTTTTTTGTTCTCGATAGTGCAACCGGCCcctggagcagcgggtagtccaGTATATTATTTAGTGGATGGTTTGGTACTGTACATACCGTACTCAAAGATTAAATGAAGAAACCAATCCATAACGCTTCTTTCAGAAGAAGCCAACTCTAAGTAAGAATGTTTAGTGATTTTATTTCttcttattttaatattgttttgatAAATCAATGTTTTTCCTGCGCAATGGCACCGCCTTCCCCCTCCCCTGATATAACGATTCATAGCTGTagtttttagtacttttcatgtactgtatttctGTGCGATGGCCCCGATGCCATGAAGAATTGGAGGTACGTGTAATTCTAGCCATAAATCACTGTTTGGCGACCATGTGTATTTAGCGCACAGGCCGACTCACTATTTACTGTCATCTTCATATGGAATTGCAAAATAAAATCAGGCATATCTGGGTTAATATTGTGGTTCATGACgtagaaagagtttaactgagtgcatcgTTTCGATATGagtggtctcgcagcagtatgggtgaaaatagactgaatggccttgccctgctatgtGTCCAGAGACAAGGAAGTGTCCCAGAAGGAAGTGTTACAGTGTTTTGATAGATCAGGctataggaggattggcaaactctatatttaaagtaaagccttctaaatcagtggttttaattgtggcatcatacctATTAGTCttagcaccagttccagcagtgtcagcaccagtcttaccagtcccagctgTAGCAtgtgtcaccagtctcagcattaacttcagtagcagtgaacaaaatgcatgtctctcaatgaaggtataaacccatctacttattcatatttataagttctattcttcttgtccttttaatatcacatatttctgacagtgtgaatagggtcATTTTAGGTAGTGTGGTTTTGCAGGGagacaatttgttttaaaaaatatgggtcatgaaatttcaaacatcatccaaggtgggtcactggCTAAAGAGTGTGTGACTTATATTGCTTTGTTGCACTAATAGTCTCCAGAATCACCAGACCCCTGCCTCTCCCACCCATGTCAGAGTTGAAATCAACTCAATCGAAATCACGCATGCGTACAGATGGAAAGTACGGACGTGATGGAatcgttgttttttatttatttatttatattatctgCGGTTCACTGTGAGGTGctcaacaaaaatgtaatatttatggaCAATTGTTTAGAAATTAAATATAATAGTGTTaacaaaatcaattcaagatcattattttctttcactttcatttttatttgtgtgtttctgAGTCGTCCAGCTTATCCCTCTACGGTTAGTTGGTTCAAGGGCTGGAAAATGCAGTTAATGACAGACTATATTAATAAATTAACCTTTGTATATGTTAAACCTATATACATGAAACATTTATTGACAGCTCTATAATAACACTACGTGAAAACTGGATGCAGTAACGTTTTGAGACCACGGGACAACTGTCAAGTCCAAGTGTATCCTTTTAAAACGGACTACTTAATACTACAAGTCCCAGAAGACTCTCCTTCACGTTTAGACGCTCCGTCAAACCCACATTTTCGTAATTGGTGGTTCCGCAAAATAAGATTAGCTACTGTCGTCTTTCAACGTCAAGCATTAAACGTTACCCAGCTGACAGAACACATGAGTCAGAAACACGAGTAAGAATCAGCGAGAAACAATACTGCTTTGCAATAACTAATCTGCAAGTATTTTGCTTTGCACTAGTCATAGTACCCGTGTCTGTTATAGGAACTGAATTggtgaaatgcattcaaataattaAGCTTTTGTCTGGATTGCTTTTGTGGGGTCTACAAGGTAGTTATTAAACATAGAACCACAACAGAGTTTAATCAGGTGGGTGCAGACAGTTCATTGTCCCAAGTTATTCCAGTACTACAACGTtgattttctctattttatttccTATActcatttatcatttttaaaattaacTGGAAACTAATATAGATAGTACAAATAATCACAACACAATGTCAAAGTTTATCATTGCTTTTTAAAGTACATTGCTATGTACTATGAATGCAACAGTTCAAGGTTACAAAACTGCACCCCTCAGACTTTAGACCAATGGACCTTAGATTATTAATATGGGGGAAATGGTATGATGTAATGCCATGTCCAGATTAACCGCCTACAAGTCCGAGTCAAGATTTGCTTTTGCAATCAGAAACTGTGAAAAAGTGAGTAATTATATCAGCTTGTGCATGGCACCCAAAGCTTTTGTAGTTACTAATTTGGCAGGAAAATGTTAGTGAATAGCTacattggtgtcattttttttttttagatttattcAGTTACACAACCAagattatgttatttatttttagggaTGTATAAGTGGTGGCATCTGCCCAAGCAAAAAAAAGATGGGATGGTCATAATAACAGGTATAGGTAAAGAGACAGCACGTGAACTTGCCAGAAGAAGTAACATTATTATTGTGCTTAAATCTTGGATATACATTAACACTGATGGGTTGTTGTACAAGTTTAACATTTTGTAGTAATTACCAGTTTTCAGGATGTGCGCTGCTGTATCTCAATCGCTCATATCTCACAAACCATTTTAGATACAGACTAAACATTTCCACACTGTGTGTAAAGAGACCACACGCTTGAgacagtgtattgtattgttttgaaatTCATGTCTTAATTTTAGGACTTTCTCTGTCAATGTAGCCACTTTTCAGGGAATCAATTAACTGCAGAAACATGGCATGAACGttcttgttttgtctttttttttttttttttctaggccgGATTATAATGTGCTTTTGAGATATGGTGAAGTGTGAGAATGCTGCTAAAGGAATAAGCAGGGAGACCTTGAGTCACAGTGTGTATGCGAGACATCTTGACCTGGCTTCAACAAAATCTATTCGAgaatttacaaagaaaataaatgaagggAGATTGTTGTCGCCGTCTTAAACTCAGTAGCTGAACACCAAAATTCAAAAGCTCTTGAGTATAaatcagcaaaaacaaaaaaaacattaaagtcATGTTAAAGAGATGCTTGTACCAGGTAGTGGGACCTTACAATACCGACTGCTATGAAGACCCCAGATTAGAATAAATAGAGATGCActataaagatgtgatatctacaaaagggGCCAAGTTTAATGTCCAGTAAAGATTAAATAAGGCACAATTAGGACAAACTTGGTCCCCTATATTTATTGCAGTTTGAATTAGTGGCAATGTTAATAAACAAAGTGGGGACAAGAATaagatttttaaaatactgttttgtatGTGATGTTAGAGTGTTTAGGGCTGTCCAGAAGTCAAACTTGAATGGAGCCGAAACAACTTGTAAAGGTGTGGCAATAGCCTTGATTTCCCTTTCAGTTCAGTCCTGTAAAGGTACTCAcggtagattttttaaaaatgtttttattaaaactacTGTGCCTCCCAGTAAACACGGCTGACACCAGCCTCCTCTTTTTAAATCTAGGTCTGTCCTTGCTGTCGCCACTGTTGGTTATTTATAAACTAACCTCATATTGAAATTGAATTTTTATTGGGTTGCAGAAGAGCAGCGTGTAGACATACTGATCAATAATGCAGGAGTAATGAGATGCCCTCACTGGCAAACCGAAGATGGATTTGAAATGCAGTTTGGGGTTAACCATTTAGGTaagcaaacattttatttatggACCTATGACAAAATTTTAGTTACTCTGATCTCAGACTGAAATATAACCTCTGGAATTGTCTATTTTCTTAATCCTCATTCAAAAGTGGTTGGAAATATTGTCAACTCAAACATTCAGTTTTATAAAAGAATATGGTTCAGCCAATTAATATTGGCAGGAAAGCAGGAATTCCAAAAATTACAATACATTAAGATTGTGATTAAAACCCATCAGATGGACTTCCTTGTTTGGCTGCTGTTCCTGTAAAAGTTACAGAGGAATGAAGTAATGATTTCCTAAGAATGGTTTGGAGGACATTAAAATGTGTGTCATGCTTTAGTTTTTCATAAATGTAAAGAACTGCTTGTTAGTTCATGAGAAAGCTTGCTTATTTAGCTATTGATTATATCCTAATCTTGGTGCATTAGTAAACGGTTTATCTGTCTGACAGTCTTAACTATCATTTACAGATTTGTTTATATTTAGAGATTATGATGCATCTTGCTAAGAACATtctttagcagaagttattgagtCATATCTAGAGAAACCCATGTCAAATTCTGATGACATTTACTAAAGACAAATTACTGAGAGATTATAATCTGGAGAAATATGAAGGCCAATGTTCTGTCTGTGCCACATTTACATTGTTCAGAAACCCGGAGAAGCACTTATTCAATATTGATTAAACTTGGTCTGGTCCAtcaatctgtctgtatgtcaagcTTACATGCTGTGGATAAAGGCCATGGTAatctacttttttattattttagacatTGACAGTGCAATACAGAGGAAAtgtttaccttttttcttttttaaatcattatatGCTACAATGTTTAGCATAGTAAGCTATATAACCCTGGGTACATGTCTGTGAAAAATGATTTAGTCTTGGCAGAATTTAAAGTAGTTTTGAACAGTACAACTTTATCCTTGTATACTTTGATGTAGAGGGTATTTAACATCAGCATGTGGAGTCCAGATTTCCTGGAAGTGATGCATACACATTTTCGAGAATTCAGtaaataaactgtgtttttctgtaATTTCATGCAGGCCACTTTCTGTTAACCAACCTCTTGCTGGATATGATGAAGCACTCAGCGCCCAGCCGCATCATAAATGTCTCCTCGCTGGCTCACGTAGTGGGAGAGATGGATTTTAACTATCTGAActgggaaaataaaaaatataatacaaaggtGGCCTACTGCCAAAGTAAGCTTGCAAATGTGCTGATTACAAAAGAGCTGGTCAGGCAACTGCCGGGTAAGTAAGATAATCAGAAAAGATCTTCACTCTAATGATTTACtggaatgtttttatatattaggGCCTGTAGAAATTCACTCCAGAATTTGCACAAACTAACCAGCAATTCAGTCATATACCTCAAGATGCCTTAATAGAGACTAACTAACTGCTGTCAATAATTAAGTAAATAACACAGTAGCTACTGGCTAATTAAAAACATCAATTAATAATGAGGGACAGTTATGACAATTATGCCATAATTGTCTCTCATTATTAACTGCCACTTCCATTTTCTTTAAAGGCCAATTACAGATCTCGTCTGTGTTTCATATTTACCCTATATGGATAACTTTGGATGCATAATTTTTCTGAGACTGATAAAATGAGCAACCAAATGggaattttatatttattatatacagttgCAGTCAAAGGACAATAaatctgcctaaggtcttcagatagctctttactttttcccatattgacttattggtaatgacagcaatcatcataTGCCAAACctttttatactctaagaatgttcacctacaatccagcattttctagacttttctagaattaggttctttattatcatattgaaatttctagcaccttgtagacaatactataatAGCATCAaagagtatgaatacttttgaattagcattttttgagttttgcaaaaaaattggtggaataaataattgtagacatctattgcttgtaactttttttcctcatccacagaagcaaaacttttgttacaaaaagatttttctaaaattctttgttttcgagaaatttctattaaaattatacatttccaatggggtatgtaaacttttgactacaactgtataattTATAGAAAAACGAATACATCACAATTTACTGGATACATGCCAATAATATGTCAGAAGTGGAGACAgctgaaaattaaaaatgaagcCAGTGAATATTGTCAATTTAATGTTTTCAATTGTCCTGTAGTTAGGATACGCTTGTATGTGTCTATGCtgactggccaaaaaaaaaaaccaaaacagttAATGCAAAATATAAAATTAGATTAGCCTACAATTTATAAAAATTCCTAGGGTCACAGCAAGTGTATAATTAATCAAATGTTGTGTACCTATGAAAATGTTAACTAGAATTAGATTTTCATAAACATGGCTGGTTGGCTCAAGTTTCCAATCTGCAGCATTTAAGAGCATTATTAATGTCTGAAATGTATGGTTCCTTTTAAAGGTACTGGAGTAACAGTCAACGCGCTTCACCCCGGAGTAGTTGAGACCGAGCACACAGGGATGCATCAGTCTCAATTTTCAAGCGCAGTACTAGGTGAGCAAACACAGTTTTTGACAACTTCAATTTAGCACAAAGAGCGACTGTTCAGCTCTTTCGAGGAGATGACTTAATCAATTATCTTTCATGTTTCATGTATTCCTACTTGTCTTGTGTAGCTTATTGAGTGTTTTTGATTAATGGCATTGTGTCAAACTGCTCATCACAGCAATAGCAGGGCAAAAATGACATGAAGTCATAGGCTGTGATATAGTATTGTACATGTCATCccagattttttaatttatttatttatttttttgtgtgagcCCAACAAGTCACTTGTTTATAGGATGTGCATGCCTTCAACTGTTACACCCTGTATACATGACAGGTGCGAAAAAACCTATGGCTTGCAGATGATGGAAGACATTTACTAATCATTTCAACCAATTCAAACAATATTGTATGTTATTGTTATCTCCATATGTATTGAGCAAAAAGTCAGGACTTTATAAAAGTACAAATCACCGTAAGTTCTGCCTATTGTTTATTAATCATTAACGGAAATGATgagcaatacaaatgtattatttttttgacTAGAATGGGAAGCCACTTGCAGagcttcaaaaaaaaaatttgaaacttttaaatgctcctctccacacAAATATTTAGTAAAAGACAAAGATGTTTACCATTTTAAGAAAAAACAGAGATTAAGTTTCAATCCTGGAGTGAGTCCAAACATCctgaaaaatgtttgttttctttttgaacaatatgcatttttttaatcatCATTTGAACCTGAAATCCAGATTGGACTATGTGGGTAATAAAGAAATTTGTTTAAAATGGCATGCTATTTCCCTGAATATTGGAGAGCTAAGCAAGTACTACGAGGACTAAGAATTAGTAAAAAACCAACAAATTAAAAAAGAGGGAACAGGTGTTGAATAAATGCTCATTAGACTCGATCCTGCTAATTATTGAACAAACAAAACCTAaaagtgaattgaagaaaatggAAGTGTTACAGCTCAAAGAGAAGCTacagagtaaaataaaattgGAGGAATGCAACtcacatgaacaaaaaaacaatggaTGAATTACGAGACAGTTGGAAAATGAGCTGAAATCATACAAATGAAAACTGCATGAAAGAGACAAACAAGACTACAAAGACGGAGCCATAGGCGGCGcatataagaggcttggggaggctaagcctccgcaaaataaattgcccaaaccctcacaagaaattgttctgaccaacacaaaaaatatttgtaacagaagatctttttttttcccccccca
This sequence is a window from Acipenser ruthenus chromosome 6, fAciRut3.2 maternal haplotype, whole genome shotgun sequence. Protein-coding genes within it:
- the LOC117410415 gene encoding retinol dehydrogenase 13-like, with protein sequence MRCPHWQTEDGFEMQFGVNHLGHFLLTNLLLDMMKHSAPSRIINVSSLAHVVGEMDFNYLNWENKKYNTKVAYCQSKLANVLITKELVRQLPGTGVTVNALHPGVVETEHTGMHQSQFSSAVLGKIFPPDRTTKKVVDHIIYRFVWGSKMERVKRATMNKAEKKGGKGVPDVVQIIRVQGLTQPIKNIQALDRKLSKF